One stretch of Scyliorhinus canicula chromosome 7, sScyCan1.1, whole genome shotgun sequence DNA includes these proteins:
- the trim13 gene encoding tripartite motif-containing 13 isoform X1, with protein sequence MHQHQLVESTSTCRTHSVAKDAGPEMELFEEELTCPICCCLFEDPRVLPCSHNFCKQCLEGILEGSGRSMQYKVPFKCPTCRKETSVMGISNLQVNYSLRGIIEKYNRIRIIPKIPICRKHSGQPLNIFCSTDLQLICGFCATMGDHEGHSFCAINDAYREEREAFDGLFQGLETWCSADVQSCLEKFESDKKKSLQLISKDAKKVMEYFTKLQHTLEQKKNEILSDFETMKLVVMQAYDPEINKLKMILEEQKRAFTMAETFKDVTDPVLFLQQMQEFRDKIKVVKETPLPSCTDVEVHPVMKNFNTSRWDRVRLKDVDKVTLPTENYTFRFKDPAKKTGRMFTVSIICLLLLIMAFCHCEVILESIEALKSQMTTLTGLVHYSEIVDILSLGCQGCKSIIHELWQNVAEFVQILKL encoded by the coding sequence AAATGGAATTGTTTGAAGAAGAATTGACCTGTCCCATCTGTTGCTGTTTATTTGAAGACCCACGAGTTCTCCCTTGTTCACACAATTTCTGCAAACAATGTCTCGAAGGCATCTTGGAAGGAAGTGGGAGAAGTATGCAATACAAAGTTCCTTTCAAATGTCCAACTTGTCGCAAAGAAACCTCTGTCATGGGAATTAGCAATTTACAAGTGAATTATTCGCTAAGGGGAATAATAGAGAAGTACAACAGGATTCGAATCATACCTAAAATTCCGATCTGCAGGAAGCATAGTGGGCAACCACTGAACATCTTTTGCTCAACGGATCTTCAATTAATCTGTGGGTTTTGTGCTACTATGGGAGATCATGAGGGACATTCCTTCTGTGCCATCAATGATGCCtatagagaggagagagaggcttTTGATGGACTTTTCCAAGGACTAGAAACCTGGTGTTCTGCTGATGTGCAGTCATGTCTGGAGAAATTCGAAAGTGACAAGAAAAAATCCCTGCAGCTAATAAGCAAGGATGCAAAAAAGGTGATGGAATATTTTACCAAGTTGCAGCACACACTGGAGCAGAAAAAGAATGAGATTCTTTCAGATTTTGAAACCATGAAGCTGGTGGTGATGCAGGCCTATGATCCAGAGATAAATAAATTGAAGATGATCCTAGAAGAACAGAAAAGGGCTTTTACTATGGCAGAGACATTTAAGGATGTTACTGACCCAGTCTTATTTCTACAGCAGATGCAAGAGTTTCGTGATAAAATTAAAGTCGTTAAGGAAACCCCATTGCCTTCCTGCACAGATGTTGAGGTGCATCCTGTAATGAAAAATTTTAACACGAGCCGTTGGGATAGGGTGAGGCTGAAGGATGTTGATAAAGTTACTTTGCCTACAGAGAATTATACCTTCAGATTCAAGGACCCTGCTAAGAAGACTGGCAGAATGTTTACAGTTTCAATTATCTGTCTCCTGCTTTTAATCATGGCATTTTGTCATTGTGAGGTAATACTGGAGAGCATTGAGGCTTTGAAAAGTCAAATGACCACACTCACTGGCTTAGTCCACTATAGTGAAATTGTGGATATACTTTCACTTGGGTGTCAAGGGTGTAAAAGTATTATTCATGAGCTGTGGCAGAATGTAGCAGAATTTGTGCAAATTCTGAAATTGTAA
- the trim13 gene encoding tripartite motif-containing 13 isoform X2, protein MELFEEELTCPICCCLFEDPRVLPCSHNFCKQCLEGILEGSGRSMQYKVPFKCPTCRKETSVMGISNLQVNYSLRGIIEKYNRIRIIPKIPICRKHSGQPLNIFCSTDLQLICGFCATMGDHEGHSFCAINDAYREEREAFDGLFQGLETWCSADVQSCLEKFESDKKKSLQLISKDAKKVMEYFTKLQHTLEQKKNEILSDFETMKLVVMQAYDPEINKLKMILEEQKRAFTMAETFKDVTDPVLFLQQMQEFRDKIKVVKETPLPSCTDVEVHPVMKNFNTSRWDRVRLKDVDKVTLPTENYTFRFKDPAKKTGRMFTVSIICLLLLIMAFCHCEVILESIEALKSQMTTLTGLVHYSEIVDILSLGCQGCKSIIHELWQNVAEFVQILKL, encoded by the coding sequence ATGGAATTGTTTGAAGAAGAATTGACCTGTCCCATCTGTTGCTGTTTATTTGAAGACCCACGAGTTCTCCCTTGTTCACACAATTTCTGCAAACAATGTCTCGAAGGCATCTTGGAAGGAAGTGGGAGAAGTATGCAATACAAAGTTCCTTTCAAATGTCCAACTTGTCGCAAAGAAACCTCTGTCATGGGAATTAGCAATTTACAAGTGAATTATTCGCTAAGGGGAATAATAGAGAAGTACAACAGGATTCGAATCATACCTAAAATTCCGATCTGCAGGAAGCATAGTGGGCAACCACTGAACATCTTTTGCTCAACGGATCTTCAATTAATCTGTGGGTTTTGTGCTACTATGGGAGATCATGAGGGACATTCCTTCTGTGCCATCAATGATGCCtatagagaggagagagaggcttTTGATGGACTTTTCCAAGGACTAGAAACCTGGTGTTCTGCTGATGTGCAGTCATGTCTGGAGAAATTCGAAAGTGACAAGAAAAAATCCCTGCAGCTAATAAGCAAGGATGCAAAAAAGGTGATGGAATATTTTACCAAGTTGCAGCACACACTGGAGCAGAAAAAGAATGAGATTCTTTCAGATTTTGAAACCATGAAGCTGGTGGTGATGCAGGCCTATGATCCAGAGATAAATAAATTGAAGATGATCCTAGAAGAACAGAAAAGGGCTTTTACTATGGCAGAGACATTTAAGGATGTTACTGACCCAGTCTTATTTCTACAGCAGATGCAAGAGTTTCGTGATAAAATTAAAGTCGTTAAGGAAACCCCATTGCCTTCCTGCACAGATGTTGAGGTGCATCCTGTAATGAAAAATTTTAACACGAGCCGTTGGGATAGGGTGAGGCTGAAGGATGTTGATAAAGTTACTTTGCCTACAGAGAATTATACCTTCAGATTCAAGGACCCTGCTAAGAAGACTGGCAGAATGTTTACAGTTTCAATTATCTGTCTCCTGCTTTTAATCATGGCATTTTGTCATTGTGAGGTAATACTGGAGAGCATTGAGGCTTTGAAAAGTCAAATGACCACACTCACTGGCTTAGTCCACTATAGTGAAATTGTGGATATACTTTCACTTGGGTGTCAAGGGTGTAAAAGTATTATTCATGAGCTGTGGCAGAATGTAGCAGAATTTGTGCAAATTCTGAAATTGTAA